From a region of the Chlorocebus sabaeus isolate Y175 chromosome 23, mChlSab1.0.hap1, whole genome shotgun sequence genome:
- the CDO1 gene encoding cysteine dioxygenase type 1, which yields MEQTEVLKPRTLADLICILHQLFAGDEVNVEEVQAIMEAYESDPTEWAMYAKFDQYRYTRNLVDQGNGKFNLMILCWGEGHGSSIHDHTNSHCFLKMLQGNLKETLFAWPDKKSNEMVKKSERVLRENQCAYINDSIGLHRVENISHTEPAVSLHLYSPPFNTCHAFDQRTGHKNKVTMTFHSKFGIRTPYATSGSLENN from the exons ATGGAGCAGACCGAGGTGCTGAAGCCACGGACCCTGGCCGATCTGATCTGCATCCTGCACCAGCTCTTCGCCGGCGATGAGGTCAATGTAGAGGAGGTGCAGGCCATCATGGAAGCCTACGAGAGCGACCCCACCGAGTGGGCTATGTACGCCAAGTTCGACCAGTACAG gtatacCCGAAATCTTGTGGATCAAGGAAACGGAAAATTTAATCTGATGATTCTCTGTTGGGGTGAAGGACATGGCAG CAGTATTCATGATCATACCAACTCCCACTGCTTTCTGAAGATGCTACAGGGAAATCTAAAGGAGACATTATTTGCCTGGCCTGACAAAAAATCCAATGAGATGGTCAAGAAGTCTGAAAGAGTCTTGAGGGAAAACCAGTGTGCCTACATCAATG ATTCCATTGGCTTACATCGAGTAGAGAACATCAGCCATACGGAACCTGCCGTGAGCCTCCACTTGTACAGTCCACCTTTCAATACGTGCCATGCCTTTGATCAAAGAACAGGACATAAAAACAAAGTCACCATGACATTCCATAGTAAATTTGGAATCAGAACTCCATAT GCAACTTCGGGCTCACTGGAGAACAATTAA